The DNA segment CTGGCAGGAACATTCCAGCTCGAGCATATGGACAATGATGAAGAGTGGGTTCTGTTGGTGAATGACTCTGATCTGCAGGAGTGCATCAATGTACCAAATAATATTGGATCGAAGACGGTGAAGCTTCAAGTCCGAGATGTCCCTTGTAACATCGGCAGCTCGGCCAGTAGTAACTGCCTAAGGCCCATGAAGCCTTGAAGAGGAGAGTTAACTGATGCCTCATTAGTCTGTGAATTGGTTAGGCTATATCATTTTGGTTGTGGGTAATCAACATAGGAATCTTATCTTAAGGGATGCCAGTATGTCTCTCGTATTACCATGTTTACATATTCTAAATGTAAAATGGATATGAATGATTCAGTTAGTAAAGGTGCGGAGGAGCTTTCTTCTATATAGTATCCTATATTTTGCTGCAGCGGTTAACCCTTCAGATTGTGGGCAAGTCCTTGTGGGCTGTtacgttattgttgtataagtgcaatttatatgtaataaaatgttgtcgacaaatttgaattgatatatcgtgtaaaaattttaaaagatctctctcgtttgaaaattttggaatgttaTGTTTAGTTTACGATTATATGAATTCatagtaaatggttggagtttttgattgtataaatttttatgcttgtggatttataagtgtggTTAACGTTTTGTTAATTGGCTTGGGTTTTCATAAAGTTTGAATgatgtgatgtatgattataaactgtattGGCTTGGGTTTTCATAAAGTTTGAATgatgtgatgtatgattataaactgtattGGTTTCATGCGGATGTGAATTTTGACTCGAATGTTTCTTagcgtcctcaaatgttagtttggatcctggattagattgttgatgaaaatttaatattattgatttaagaTAGGGTCATACctcttgaatgtgataattcgaggAAGTACTTGAATGCACCTCCGATGTATGCAAATAAGTTTTCTCTTATTTTCTTCTGGAAACTGTTTCCGTATTGTGGTTCAATATCTTATACAGTTGGTGTTTGCTGGTTTTAATGAGTTATATCATCAGCAATCTCTCCATATGTGGATTAGCAATTATTAACTTTGTCATCCAAAATCTTTTCAAGTTGTCACTACAATTCTTGTCAGCTTCTGTAGTATCCTGCTGTTGATATTATTATTAAAGTGCATTCATGTTCAGTAGTGATCATGTTCTCTTTTTCCACTTCTTCTCAATCTCAGAGGCTTCAGGTTACCAAAAGATAAATCCTGATGCCACCCACTCTAAAGACTTTATGGTGCACCTCATCTCTTCTTGTATTGGTAATGCTGTGCATTTCAAGTGTTAGTAGGAAACACAGTAACCTTAACCCCATTGTAGTTAGAAAGGAGTCATAATTGGAGCCTTTCAACTCCAGTGAAGAACAGCCAAGAACACTTTTGAGATGGGCCAGGGTTATGATTTAAAACTGCCATTTAATCATTTTGTGTTTGTGGTTGCACCAACAAAATCATGATTTAGGGTCATTAGATTTGACCCTAACTAGATAAACTAATCATTGCACAAGATTGAGGAGCTCAGGTAGTCCTTGTGACAGTGAAGGACCCTccatctgtttcctctgcagttcATATTTGTTCCTCTAATAGTTCTTTCTACCACATTCTAAGGAGGCCTGCCAAACCAAGAACAGTCATCCTACaataaagaaaggaagaaggaaaaggaCCACATTGCCATTCTAGAATCTGTTTAAGTGCAGCACAAATTGCACCACTCTGTTCACAGATCAACTCCAAGCTCTCATCCTCCCAACTCTCCCATGTTTCTCCACTCACTATTGATGCAAAGGCAGAAGCACCCACAAAAAAGGCAAGCAAGAATCTGCACTCTTTACCTCTCCTTTCCTGCATGCATGTTTTGCATCATATAGTCTCTGAACCTGAGTGACAGCACTAGAATTATACTGACCTTCAAACTATTCATGATACTTGAAGATCTTGATCGATGGCTTCTCACTTTCCAGGAAATCATGGTGTGGCAGAGTGATGGAGGTCATAATTCTATGGAAATCCGTAGTAAAACCTACAGCAGCAAAGTCTGAAGGGATTACAGCCAACTCCAACAAATCAAGGCTCAGAAAATGCACCTCTCTGAAGGCGGCTTCTTCGCTCACTCGAGTCTGTCTTTGTGCTCCAATCTCTTCCTACAATGAGGTGTCGCAAGCTGAAGTCTTGCCGCGAAGAAGCTACAGGTATTCGAGATCAAAGCCTTTCGCGGCACCACCAGAGAGGAGTGTCGCAAGCATGAGAACATCCGGTGAAGGCCGGAGAGTGTTCAGGGGGAAGTCATTGACAGATGACATGATGATGAGAAGGTTTGTGGTGGAAGAGGAAGCCATGATGCAGCTGAAGAGGAGGAACCAAATGGAGTTCATCAGGAAGAGGAGTACCATGAGGAGGAGACAGATTGGACCCAGTCCTCTCAGTAGGATGGTAATGGCTGGAGAATAATAGCTCTTATTACATGTTACAGGGTGTTGTAACAAGTAGTGATACTTGCATTGCTGGTCACTGCCTCCCAATGGCTTATATGCAAACTCCTCATTTGGATCTTCATTTCTTCTTCATACTTTTGTGTTTGGGGAATGGTCGAGATTGTTTGTTACCACTTCATAATTTCTACTAAATGAAATTTTGGAACACATGAATAATTCCAAGGTTAGCAATTGTATGTACCATATCGATCTATACCAGTGTATCGAGTGCTGATACGACTACACAACAAATTGAAGAGACAAAAAGAAGTATAAAGTTTGTATCATTTGGTAACAGGTGGTATATGCCTTGTACCAAATAGTACAAGCCTTATACTAGATTTATTGTCAGATTTACCACCAACTTCAAGTATCCATAAAAATCAATAGACTGTGGAATCGATAAATATCATCCTTACCAAACTATACCATATGACTGACTCTCTTATAGTTAGTAAGGATCAATCAGGACATATGAACTGAATCTTGGAGAGAAATCAAATGCCTTTTTGGCAAAAGATAAATGATGTTTAGCTTCTCTTCTTTCTATTTTCCATCACTTTACAAGAATGAATCTGATTGCAAGGAGAAAAGTTGATAAAATGATGGAGATAAAAGAAGAATGGAGTGATAGGTGAAAGATTGgcaccttttcttttctttgttaagGACAGCACCTGTTTTCAACATCTATCATTCCTTGTGGGTCAGTTTCTTTTGCTCATACAAATATAATTCCATTTAAGGTACCTAACTTGGGGTGTAGGACCCAGATAGATTCTCTGGTTTAGGTTGCTGACAAGCCTAAAATGGGGTAGCTGTATTCACTTGAGGACAAAACCAAGTTTGACTTCATGATCCAGTGTATACACTATTGGAAAATAGAAAAACTTGTACTATTGTTATTTGTAACATTACAAACTATGCTAATTGGTTCCTACATACAAGTATGATTAACACATCTGAGATGCATAGATTGGTCAGCAGTTCAGGTCCAAATCCTACTCATGGTAAATAAGTTCAAGTGAGTTTTAACCTAATATCCTTATTTCTTGGGGGGTCATGCTAAAAGATCACCAAATTGGTGAAGACTACCATGACTAGAAATGTGGTTAATAACCCTTGATTGTTCAATGATCATTCTCCCAAATCTGAGGGGACATTCTAATGGTTAGTTAAAGCATAGTGTGTTCAGTCATGAGGAGATTTTGAGTACAATAAACATCTAATAGACATGGTTATACTTGAAAGTAAGGAGTAAATTTAATCCCTCTCCagctgaagaagatgaagaaaataTAGTTACCAGAGGAATCTGATTAACTTCATGTAGAGATTTGTTGACCAGAACAAAAGCTACATGCAATATCCTGTGCTGTTCCTACAGGATCCTCTCTATGCAAACATACACTATGATGCTAGATTCAAGTCAAGGATACTGTGTCAGTGtgtgagagagagggagagagagcatTCTTAAGATCTGCAATAAAGCTCCAAGGGTACATTGGCACTAGGGATCATGTACACTCACTCACCATCATGTCACTAGGCCTCACTTTAGTCACAGACAGAAGTTGACaaggaaaagaaagaacataCTCCCAAAGAACACATCATTATTTCAcaatgattaactatgatgagatTCAAACTACAATCAATGAAAAATACTTTGTACATAATCCAACAAATCATTTTATTAGGGTCGATCTTGTTTGATAGCATTCACTGTTAACTCAATGAATCAAAATGGTACAAACTAGACACAACTATACTGCAGTACCCAGAGATGTTACTATTTTCCAACAACAACACTACATAAAAGCATATCTAAGGAAGATTTGATAAGCCCTCCACCCACCACATATTTAACTTGAAGTGTAACAACAGAGTTGCTGAAAAAATAGCACAGAAAAAGGAGGTTAATGTGAAAATTGTCAAGATAAAGGTGTCTGGAAAGTCCTGCTAAAGTAAGTGCATGTTTTCTTTAGTTTCTACAAAGCACCAGTTTCTTTAGTTTCTATAAAGCACTAGAGAACATATGAAGTTGTTAATATACAAATATGGCagaacaaaatatattataatttaaaaaaaaaaatcagtgaaATTGTTATAAAATTTAGCTTACAGTAAATTGCCTTATTTTTTCAATATCCATgtgagtgaaaaagaaaaagtgtCAAACTTGTTCAAATTTTCTGATTTTCTTGCCTATACATCTCTTGTTGATGCACACAAAGGATaggttaaatttatttattttcataattctGCCTTCTTTTATCCAAAAGCCTATTTTAGCTTTTATAAACAAATATcagtttcaaaattttcaattgataTATTTGCCTAAGAGTTCCCCTGAGAATGTTGGCTCATGCAAGGCttaaaatgataattttcttcATTTAGGTTTAATGAATAATCATGCATTATGCAGGCTAATAGTGGAACACATTAAAGCcaataatctgaatttaaactaGTTACTTCCCTTATTTGTTTTATCCAGAGAGACCATACACAAGCCACTCAGATCATCATCAATCTACAATACCTAATCAACAAAAAATGCTTCCCTTTGAGCAGTTCTACTTGGATAGTTTCTCCATGTAACTAGCTCCTGAACAAACCTGGTGTAACCTTGCAGTTGAAATCAGGAGATACAATTCTCAAATTGCAGATGTTCAAAAAATCAGCTAATTAAATGATGTTTTAAGAACAAATTCTTTAAATTCCTCAAATATCACTGGACACCAACTGGCTAAACTAACCACAAAAGGAAATTATGTGGCAAATGCAGATGTAAGAAAGAAGTAACTATTGCCAGACATAATAGGGTATTTGATGTTATTGGTAGCTAAGAATCAAGCTAGCTCCATgaccattagccaaaacccaccaTCCATCATGTGACAATCAACCAATTCAACATCatattgccaatgattttgcatgATCTAAAGCAATAAATTTGTACAGCTGCACTCTAATGATGTGCGGTAAACAAAATCAAAGATGCTAGAAAATAACTCTCGGTAAAAGCATGATTGCAGTTGGATGATTTATATAGTCTGTGCAGAATATGTTAAATGCATTACAGTGGCAGCATTACTGGAGCTCAGCAAAACAGCAGATGACGAATAAAATCCTGGAATTGCTCATGACTTGTGGAATGGAATATTCAAAACGATAATATATCAAATCAACTTTGCATTCAAATTGGAATTATGAATGGGCTCATATTCAGTAccattttattaataatttcgaTTTAGGACCTCATTCATTAGCATATATACCTGTTCAATCATTTCATGCAAGTAGAAGGTAAAAATATGCATGCTCCCTAGATTCTAAAGAGTCCCAGCATGCCACCTTAATAAGCAAAAAATTTATTGATGGGAGGCCCAACCGAAACACATCCCTCTCTTCTTATCTGCACATCTTGCCTCAGCATCTTGAATGTCTCCAATCCCGTGTAACTGACACGATGACAACCATGCATATACAACACTGTGAGACGGACACAACCTCCCAAAGCGTGCAACCCTTGGTCACACAGATTTCGGCATCGATCGACATGCAAGATTTTTAAATTTCTACAACTTGACCCAATTGTGGACCATCCATCATTGCGTACCTCATGGCAAACAGAAAGACTCCATTCCTCAAGCAATGGGCATCCTTGTGCTATGGCTATCACTGAGTCATCACTAACGAACCGAcacatacgtagatttaagtaccGAAGCTTTGTGGCAGATCCAGCACCAATCATAGCCAAGCCATCGGCACCTACACAAATTCGTGGATTAGAGATGTTCAGGTACTCAAGCCCACCACCACTAACAGCTTCTGACAATCCCTCTGGTGTAAGCATACATGAGTCAGCTTCTAAATAAGTTAAAGTTGATGAACATCCTGCAAAACCAATGCCTCTTACAGCCTTGCAGTATGATATCACCAGACAATGGAGTTTAGTGCATTCACTCGAGAGTGCATTGATCCCTCGATCGGAGATTTGCATGCAATAAGAtagatctatattctccaaaactTTGCAATGTTTGGCAAGTATTCTCAACCCAATATCTGTAATATTACAACGGTAAAGAGTAATAGATACCAAATGGGGGCATCCTGTAGAGACATGAGCAAGACCATGTTCAGAGATGCCAAAACAACAATATAATGACAGGCACCTAATGTTTGACCCAAAATCTCGTAACCTTAGTAAGGCTGAATCAGGCAGCTCTGTGCACCCTGCTAGAGATATTGAGCTGAGATGTGGAAAACGAGTCAAAAGCCTTGGAAGATAAATAACATAGTTCCTGTAtatatttgggtcatatgagAACTGAAGAGCCAATGATCGCTGAGCAATGTTTTGAATCTGGAGCCAACGATGACATGTCAAGCCAAATGCATTACGGTCTGCTCTGTTCTGCAGCTTCTGAAAGATCATTAACAGACAATCATCGGGCAGGTACAAATTAACCCTCTCAAATTGACCATCCATTTTTGGTTTATTTATAACATGAACAACAGATGAACTAGTTCTGTTCCGAAGGTTGTAGAGCACGTGTTTTTATTGAATACTTTTGAGAGGTTGAGCTAGCAGACTCAAAGCCACAAAGAAGAGCTGATTCACTGTATCCATGGCCAATTAGGAGTCCACATTTGCGGCAGAGAAGTTTGGTTTTTGATCGATAACGTCCGCAAGTGATAGGAAGACAACTCACCTCATCCACTTGAGTGAAACGACTAAGATCAACAGAAACAAAAGAAATGACTCCTTTTTTGCTAGATTTTTTACAATCAGATCGAATCCCAGATGTGACTTGATTAGAAGAACTTAAATTCAAAGGATACCCACAAGAGCTGCAACTGCATGAAAATTATTATTGACACAGACTTAGTAGCTCATAAACATGAAAGATATGAGCAACATACAACAGTGTTCATTTCTACAGTAGGTTGACCAAGAAATAATATTGAAATTGCATCCACAGTACCAACTGCTGTTATGTTATATCCCATGCTCTGTCGCTTCTTAAAATATCATAGGATCCTTTTAAAGCTTCCAAATTTCATTCAACTAAAATTAAGTAATTAAGGATAGTGAACAATGATTACCAATGTCATCATGTGATGATGTTAGCATCAACACAACAAAGTACCAGCATCATGACATATTATCATAAAGCCTTCAAAATACATGTTGGTCTGAAAATTATCCTTTTATGTTGTGATCTAACAAAAAAGATTTACAAAGGTCCCATCAATATCGTCGATAGAAAAACAGCACTGAAACAAttcgtcataatatatatatatatatatatatatatatataatctgaaaATAGTAGAAACACTTTTAAATGTCATTAAGCTAGACGCATGCGTTCCTCCATTTGCCCAACATGTAGATCTAAGAACATGCCCTTCGGTTAAGGCATTGGTTTGCACTTCAAGCAACAGCCCGAATGAAATTTACACTCCAATAAAGTCAACAGTCGTTGTGAAACACCAATCAGAATACCAATTATCGTCAATGAAATGAGCGCTGCAATTTCTAATATGCACATTTTCTTCCTCTCATCATCTATCCATCTATGTAAAAGAACTCAAGACATCCGCATTCTACGTCGAATGCATAATCAATCACTAAATCTACCAATTCCGGTGTTAACTCCACATGCAAATCGAACCAAGAATAAATCGGCCGAAAAGAACAAacagccctcaaagaaaaatttcAACAGAAGCCCTAAATCCCACACGCAAA comes from the Musa acuminata AAA Group cultivar baxijiao chromosome BXJ2-8, Cavendish_Baxijiao_AAA, whole genome shotgun sequence genome and includes:
- the LOC135618374 gene encoding uncharacterized protein LOC135618374 — its product is MFLHSLLMQRQKHPQKRKSWCGRVMEVIILWKSVVKPTAAKSEGITANSNKSRLRKCTSLKAASSLTRVCLCAPISSYNEVSQAEVLPRRSYRYSRSKPFAAPPERSVASMRTSGEGRRVFRGKSLTDDMMMRRFVVEEEAMMQLKRRNQMEFIRKRSTMRRRQIGPSPLSRMVMAGE
- the LOC135620082 gene encoding F-box/LRR-repeat protein 12-like yields the protein MDGQFERVNLYLPDDCLLMIFQKLQNRADRNAFGLTCHRWLQIQNIAQRSLALQFSYDPNIYRNYVIYLPRLLTRFPHLSSISLAGCTELPDSALLRLRDFGSNIRCLSLYCCFGISEHGLAHVSTGCPHLVSITLYRCNITDIGLRILAKHCKVLENIDLSYCMQISDRGINALSSECTKLHCLVISYCKAVRGIGFAGCSSTLTYLEADSCMLTPEGLSEAVSGGGLEYLNISNPRICVGADGLAMIGAGSATKLRYLNLRMCRFVSDDSVIAIAQGCPLLEEWSLSVCHECCICMVVIVSVTRDWRHSRC